From a single Mycolicibacterium moriokaense genomic region:
- a CDS encoding endonuclease domain-containing protein: MDEPFLGTSALASGAVTRYQLRRYYRAVMPNVYLDRRIETSFRQRIAAAYLWSGRQAVVSGLAASAIHGAKWIDDDSVVELIWRNARSPKGVVTRDALLLPDEVGRIEDLRVTTAARTAFDLGRRGPVDTAIARLDALAAATRFKPCDVNDLAAEHPHTRGLRQLEAALDLMDDGAESPKETWLRLLVIRAGYPRPQTQIAVPRPDGRNYYLDMGWKDLMLALEYDGGQHWDDPKRIAYDIRRTEFLNDIGWKVVRVMKEHRAPEVLDRLRRAWERPAR; the protein is encoded by the coding sequence ATGGACGAGCCATTCCTTGGAACCAGTGCACTGGCGTCCGGTGCCGTGACTCGGTATCAGTTGCGCCGCTACTACCGCGCAGTCATGCCAAACGTGTACCTAGACAGGCGGATCGAGACGTCGTTTCGACAGCGGATAGCCGCCGCGTATTTGTGGTCGGGACGCCAAGCTGTCGTCTCCGGCCTGGCGGCCTCGGCGATACACGGTGCGAAGTGGATCGATGACGATTCGGTTGTCGAGTTGATTTGGCGGAATGCGCGATCCCCGAAGGGCGTGGTGACCCGAGACGCTCTGTTACTTCCCGACGAGGTCGGACGCATCGAGGATCTGCGTGTCACTACAGCGGCGCGGACGGCGTTCGATCTCGGCCGGCGCGGTCCTGTTGATACCGCGATCGCCCGGCTCGATGCGCTCGCAGCCGCAACGCGGTTCAAGCCGTGTGATGTGAACGATCTTGCCGCCGAACACCCTCACACTCGAGGGCTGCGTCAGCTCGAGGCGGCGCTCGATCTGATGGACGATGGTGCTGAGTCGCCAAAGGAAACCTGGTTGCGGCTGTTGGTTATTCGCGCTGGATACCCGCGACCGCAGACGCAGATTGCGGTGCCCCGTCCCGATGGACGGAATTACTACCTCGACATGGGGTGGAAGGACCTGATGCTCGCGCTCGAGTACGACGGCGGGCAGCACTGGGATGACCCGAAGCGAATCGCCTACGACATCCGACGTACTGAGTTTCTCAACGACATCGGGTGGAAAGTGGTCCGCGTCATGAAAGAACACCGAGCACCCGAGGTGCTGGACCGGCTGCGGCGCGCATGGGAGCGGCCAGCACGTTGA